In one Culex quinquefasciatus strain JHB chromosome 2, VPISU_Cqui_1.0_pri_paternal, whole genome shotgun sequence genomic region, the following are encoded:
- the LOC119767263 gene encoding uncharacterized protein LOC119767263 isoform X1, with product MASQRNAILLVGILFLIQRGTCQLDVVTTGVDPTATTTAAPVTARTTIAFTKTGLTSGFNVSSKNSIPRVQDQTNQTLAALNQTVEIVTTALANISTDVKDSLDEAVQNISKIVSTGAEFKLVENGLKSLATVAKTLIDAADKRMDRSLASLGTLLKASIAAIVKLERDNLGRMKLSSDEKTAARNLRSLENSFYRNLSTCLSTFNGSISSEIGTVENMVDTLLSEGQSTAADLAKAGCPSKSVVPC from the exons ATGGCGAGCCAACGTAACGCGATCCTGCTGGTCGGGATACTATTTCTG ATTCAACGCGGAACATGCCAATTGGACGTCGTTACAACTGGC GTTGATCCAACAGCAACCACTACTGCTGCGCCTGTTACTGCGCGAACAACAATCGCATTTACAAAAACAGGTTTAACATCG GGATTCAATGTTTCAAGCAAAAACAGCATCCCCAGAGTCCAAGATCAAACTAACCAGACGCTCGCAGCTTTAAACCAAACCGTTGAAATCGTGACAACCGCTCTAGCGAACATCTCAACCGATGTGAAGGACTCTTTGGATGAGGCAGTTCAGAACATATCGAAGATTGTCTCAACTGGAGCCGAATTTAAACTGGTCGAGAACGGATTGAAAAGTCTCGCGACGGTCGCAAAGACCCTTATTGATGCTGCCGACAAGAGAATGGATCGTTCTCTGGCAAGTCTGGGAACACTGCTCAAAGCTTCCATTGCCGCGATAGTAAAATTGGAACGAGATAACCTGGGCAGGATGAAGCTGTCGTCGGATGAGAAAACGGCTGCCAGGAACTTGCGATCACTCGAGAACTCGTTCTACAGAAACCTGTCCACGTGTTTGAGCACGTTTAACGGAAGCATCTCGTCGGAAATAGGAACCGTTGAAAACATGGTGGATACGTTGCTCAGCGAAGGTCAATCAACTGCGGCGGATCTGGCCAAGGCTGGGTGCCCTTCAAAGAGTGTAGTGCCTTGCTGA
- the LOC119767263 gene encoding uncharacterized protein LOC119767263 isoform X2 — MIKPVTSRINLLRTVVSRNALTDPKTIIQNNFKPITTVDDSTVQVVNTLLPKITTLHRRAIAALINKDTTVSARINQAIGKDTSPNGTAECDAAIQNITAIKSTFNSSVIACHLTLEPSISTLLTDVTSTTNATMVLFNAQMDSVAGFNTAAMQQQAAQLKNKLAAGPQLSANVTKTVTDAVNKAYGTLEKCVNDAVKEAVGDLDDKSNPVIKSCLVIA; from the coding sequence ATGATCAAACCAGTAACCAGTAGAATCAACCTGCTTCGCACCGTCGTTAGTCGCAACGCTCTAACCGACCCCAAAACgatcattcaaaacaacttcAAACCGATCACAACCGTTGACGACTCCACCGTACAGGTTGTCAACACTCTGCTCCCAAAGATTACCACCCTCCACCGACGGGCAATCGCCGCTCTCATCAACAAGGACACCACCGTTTCAGCCAGGATCAATCAAGCGATCGGCAAGGACACCAGCCCCAACGGTACGGCCGAGTGCGATGCAGCCATCCAGAACATCACCGCCATCAAGTCGACGTTTAACAGCTCCGTAATCGCGTGCCACCTGACCCTAGAACCGTCAATCTCGACCCTTCTCACGGACGTGACCTCGACCACCAACGCAACCATGGTGCTGTTCAACGCTCAAATGGACTCCGTTGCAGGTTTCAATACGGCCGCCATGCAGCAACAGGCTGCCCAGCTGAAGAACAAGCTGGCTGCCGGTCCGCAGCTTTCGGCGAATGTGACGAAAACGGTGACCGATGCGGTAAACAAGGCCTACGGAACACTGGAGAAATGCGTTAACGACGCGGTTAAGGAGGCCGTTGGTGATCTTGACGATAAGAGCAACCCGGTTATCAAGAGTTGTCTGGTGATTGCTtag